From Armatimonadota bacterium, one genomic window encodes:
- a CDS encoding SPFH domain-containing protein: protein MSWVWWTVLAVLAAAAAVVWAVRYTKVGPNEVLIISGRRRTVTGPDGRRRTVGYRLVHGGGTFVWPIKEKVQRMSLELMTLEVRTPEVYTVNAIPVTVDGVAQVKIKGDEESIAIAAEQFLSRSREDVMRTVLQTLEGHMRAVLGTLTVEEIYRGRQELARRVREAASEDLHKMGMEIVSLTIRNVTDSQGYLEALARPRIAQVKRDAVKGEAEAEKEAQQARFQAETAIAQAQRDMELKKAEYEAEVKAKRAEADLSYDLHRHRMAQRVKAEEIQVGIVEREKLAELEEREVARKEKELVATVLKPAQVERQRTEVLAEAERYRLEAEGLGRAEEIKARGAAEAEVIRMKGLAEAEAMRKKAESWSQYNEAAITELIVRVLPELARAVSEPLSKTERIVVVNADASGAGASRIPADVARVVAQLPTVVESLTGLKWERLLERIPDLASRAERTPDPASVTPQP from the coding sequence GTGTCCTGGGTGTGGTGGACGGTGTTGGCAGTCCTGGCGGCCGCGGCCGCGGTGGTGTGGGCCGTGCGGTACACCAAGGTGGGCCCCAACGAGGTCCTGATCATCTCGGGCCGCCGCCGGACGGTCACCGGTCCCGACGGCCGGCGCCGCACGGTGGGCTACCGGCTGGTGCACGGCGGCGGCACCTTCGTGTGGCCCATCAAGGAGAAGGTGCAACGCATGTCCCTGGAGCTCATGACCCTGGAGGTCCGCACTCCGGAGGTGTACACGGTGAACGCCATCCCCGTCACCGTGGACGGGGTGGCCCAGGTGAAGATCAAGGGGGACGAGGAGAGCATCGCCATCGCCGCGGAGCAGTTCCTCTCCCGCTCCCGGGAGGACGTGATGCGGACCGTCCTGCAGACCCTCGAAGGCCACATGCGGGCGGTGCTGGGCACCCTCACCGTGGAGGAGATCTACCGGGGCCGTCAGGAGCTGGCCCGCCGGGTCCGCGAGGCCGCCAGCGAGGACCTGCACAAGATGGGGATGGAGATCGTCTCCCTCACCATCCGCAACGTCACCGACAGCCAGGGGTACCTGGAGGCTCTGGCCCGGCCCCGCATCGCCCAGGTGAAGCGGGACGCGGTGAAGGGGGAGGCGGAGGCGGAGAAGGAAGCGCAGCAGGCCCGTTTCCAGGCGGAGACGGCCATCGCCCAGGCGCAGCGCGACATGGAGCTGAAGAAGGCGGAGTACGAGGCGGAAGTGAAGGCCAAGCGGGCGGAGGCCGACCTCAGCTACGACCTCCACCGGCACCGCATGGCCCAGCGGGTGAAGGCGGAGGAGATCCAGGTGGGGATCGTGGAGCGGGAGAAGCTGGCGGAGTTGGAGGAGCGGGAGGTGGCCCGGAAGGAGAAGGAGCTGGTCGCCACGGTCCTCAAGCCCGCGCAGGTGGAGCGGCAGCGCACCGAGGTGCTGGCCGAGGCGGAGCGGTACCGGCTGGAAGCGGAAGGCCTGGGCCGCGCGGAAGAGATCAAGGCCCGGGGTGCCGCGGAAGCCGAGGTGATCCGCATGAAGGGGCTGGCGGAGGCGGAAGCCATGCGGAAGAAGGCAGAGTCCTGGAGCCAGTACAACGAGGCGGCGATCACGGAGCTCATCGTCCGCGTGCTGCCGGAGCTCGCCCGGGCGGTGTCGGAGCCGTTGTCGAAGACGGAGCGGATCGTGGTGGTGAACGCAGACGCCTCCGGTGCCGGGGCGTCCCGCATCCCCGCGGACGTGGCCCGGGTGGTGGCGCAGCTGCCCACGGTGGTGGAGTCCCTCACGGGCCTGAAGTGGGAACGGCTGCTGGAGCGCATCCCGGACCTCGCTAGCCGCGCGGAGCGCACGCCCGACCCCGCCTCCGTCACGCCACAACCGTAG